In Fodinibius saliphilus, a genomic segment contains:
- the rbfA gene encoding 30S ribosome-binding factor RbfA: MSIRTERLGAVIKRDLGKIIQKGYQRSGSFVTVTKVDVTPDLLMAKVLLSVYAPGKDEDALFAHIEEQNAEIRKELAQKIRHQVRRIPELHFINDKTAEHVEKMENLFQKIRKERQERENKDQEEN, encoded by the coding sequence ATGAGTATTCGTACAGAACGGTTGGGAGCCGTAATAAAACGTGATTTGGGTAAAATAATCCAAAAAGGTTACCAACGCAGCGGCTCGTTTGTAACGGTAACAAAAGTGGATGTGACGCCAGACTTATTGATGGCTAAGGTGTTGCTAAGTGTGTATGCCCCGGGAAAGGATGAAGATGCGCTTTTTGCCCACATCGAAGAGCAAAATGCTGAAATCCGGAAAGAGTTAGCACAGAAGATTCGACATCAGGTACGGCGTATTCCTGAGCTTCATTTTATAAATGATAAAACGGCAGAGCATGTAGAGAAGATGGAAAACCTCTTCCAGAAAATCCGTAAGGAACGTCAGGAACGAGAAAACAAAGACCAGGAAGAGAATTAA
- a CDS encoding bifunctional riboflavin kinase/FAD synthetase → MANLVFLEDVEKNPNTVVTVGTFDGVHAGHRAIMDTVADKAEKRGARSAIVTFDPHPRDIINPGEAGIKLLTTLQERAEILDELGIDTMVVIPFDRDFSLLSSEEFVRDIIYEKIGVSEFVIGYDHQFGRNREGTIETIEQIGGELDFDTYVVSKREVGTKTVSSTAIRDAISEEGNMEQATRFLQRPYRLNGMVVHGDKRGKKIGFPTANIRPEHNKKIIPKSGVYAVKVRINGDWYKGMMNIGVRPTFDGEQQTLEVHLFNFNKDIYGKEVQVRFYKRIRDEKKFEGQDELVSQLQNDEREAEEILAAH, encoded by the coding sequence ATGGCCAACTTGGTTTTTTTAGAAGATGTAGAAAAAAATCCTAATACAGTGGTAACTGTTGGTACTTTTGATGGCGTACATGCAGGGCATCGTGCTATTATGGATACGGTGGCTGACAAAGCAGAAAAAAGAGGGGCCCGCAGTGCCATTGTGACTTTTGATCCACATCCACGGGATATAATAAATCCCGGAGAGGCCGGTATCAAACTGTTAACAACTCTGCAGGAGCGAGCCGAGATTTTGGATGAATTGGGCATCGATACGATGGTTGTTATTCCCTTTGACCGAGATTTTTCCCTGTTGAGTTCTGAAGAGTTTGTTCGGGATATAATCTATGAAAAGATAGGCGTAAGTGAGTTTGTAATTGGGTACGACCATCAGTTTGGGCGTAATCGTGAAGGAACCATTGAAACAATAGAGCAAATAGGAGGGGAACTTGATTTTGATACTTATGTAGTCTCAAAGCGTGAGGTAGGGACGAAGACTGTAAGTAGCACGGCTATCAGGGATGCCATAAGCGAAGAGGGAAATATGGAACAGGCTACTCGCTTTTTACAAAGACCTTATCGTCTTAACGGTATGGTGGTACACGGTGATAAACGCGGCAAGAAGATTGGATTTCCAACTGCAAATATTCGTCCAGAACATAACAAGAAGATTATTCCCAAGAGTGGGGTCTATGCTGTAAAAGTGCGTATTAATGGCGATTGGTATAAAGGGATGATGAATATTGGAGTGCGTCCAACTTTTGATGGGGAGCAACAAACCCTAGAAGTACACCTTTTTAATTTTAATAAAGATATTTATGGAAAAGAGGTGCAGGTGCGTTTTTATAAGCGAATAAGGGATGAAAAAAAGTTTGAGGGACAAGATGAGCTTGTTAGTCAGTTACAAAATGATGAAAGAGAGGCCGAAGAGATCTTGGCCGCTCATTAA
- the nusA gene encoding transcription termination factor NusA → MSNDVSKQIIQSFAEIAKDKDIGKDLLLSILEDVFRTMIRKKYGSDDAFEVILNADRGEIQILHIREVVPEEELTDEVQEITLEEAQKNDPDLELYDEYAQELSIQDFGRRAVMMARQQLAQRIREIEKDNIFEEYSDRVGEIVLGDVYQIRNREMLVNHNGVELVLPKDEQIYKDRYRKGDTIRAVVKEVKRYHGNPSVIISRTSPVFLERLFENEIPEVFDGIIDLVRIARDPGDRSKVAVRSHDERVDPVGACVGMKGIRIHAIVRELQNENIDVINYTDDKHEFIKRALQPAKVLSVDLSDAGRHAKVLVPADEVSKAIGKGGVNIRLASKLTDCEIDVYREVEEEDDIDLQEFEIDFGPEVIELLHEIGCDTARQVLDLDEEEIVRRTEGKITEDQAERIIDIIAYEFEDEEL, encoded by the coding sequence ATGTCAAACGACGTTTCAAAACAAATTATTCAATCTTTTGCTGAAATTGCGAAAGACAAAGATATTGGCAAGGATCTTTTGTTGTCGATTTTGGAAGATGTTTTTCGCACAATGATCCGCAAAAAGTATGGATCTGATGATGCATTTGAGGTTATCCTGAATGCGGATCGGGGTGAGATTCAGATCTTGCATATTCGTGAGGTTGTACCCGAAGAGGAGCTGACTGACGAGGTGCAAGAGATAACCTTGGAAGAGGCACAGAAGAATGATCCGGATCTTGAACTGTACGATGAATACGCACAAGAACTTTCGATCCAGGACTTTGGACGTCGTGCGGTAATGATGGCTCGCCAGCAGCTTGCTCAACGAATACGAGAGATTGAGAAAGATAATATTTTTGAAGAATACTCGGATCGGGTGGGAGAGATTGTACTTGGTGATGTGTACCAGATTCGCAATCGTGAAATGCTCGTTAACCATAATGGGGTTGAGCTGGTTCTGCCGAAAGATGAACAGATATATAAAGATAGGTACCGTAAAGGGGATACAATCCGTGCCGTTGTTAAAGAAGTAAAACGATATCATGGCAACCCTTCGGTTATTATTTCTCGAACATCACCGGTATTTCTCGAGCGCCTTTTTGAGAATGAGATTCCAGAAGTTTTTGACGGTATTATCGATCTCGTTCGTATTGCACGCGATCCCGGTGACCGGTCAAAGGTGGCTGTACGCTCACATGACGAACGCGTAGACCCTGTTGGGGCGTGTGTGGGAATGAAGGGAATTCGTATTCATGCCATTGTGCGGGAGCTTCAGAACGAGAATATTGATGTTATCAACTATACCGATGACAAGCATGAATTTATTAAGCGAGCGCTGCAGCCTGCGAAGGTGTTGAGCGTAGACCTCAGTGATGCAGGACGGCATGCAAAAGTACTTGTGCCGGCTGATGAGGTGTCAAAAGCCATTGGTAAGGGTGGTGTTAATATCCGATTGGCATCAAAATTAACCGATTGTGAAATCGATGTGTATCGTGAAGTTGAAGAAGAAGATGATATCGATCTGCAAGAATTTGAAATCGATTTTGGACCCGAAGTGATTGAGCTTCTACACGAGATTGGTTGTGATACTGCTCGCCAGGTACTGGATCTGGACGAAGAAGAGATTGTTCGCCGAACAGAAGGCAAAATTACCGAGGACCAGGCAGAGCGAATTATTGATATTATTGCTTATGAATTTGAAGATGAGGAGTTGTAA
- a CDS encoding DUF192 domain-containing protein, producing the protein MLLSACSQAQKKSNSKNTKKEGRTITFERSVSFLSTQGDTLSTVEVAIADEDIERNQGLMDVRDLPKSKGMLFIFENNEPRSFWMANTPLPLDIIFVNNNYEIVRIHHNTQPFSEKSFASEKPAKYVIETNAGYCIAHDIQEGMKVHL; encoded by the coding sequence ATGCTTCTCAGCGCATGTTCTCAAGCCCAGAAGAAATCGAATTCGAAGAACACTAAAAAAGAAGGCCGAACGATTACTTTCGAGCGTTCGGTCTCTTTTCTGTCAACCCAGGGCGATACGCTCTCTACTGTAGAGGTTGCTATAGCGGATGAAGATATCGAACGCAATCAAGGGCTAATGGATGTACGAGACCTGCCTAAGTCAAAGGGAATGTTGTTTATATTTGAAAACAACGAGCCCCGAAGCTTCTGGATGGCCAACACCCCTCTTCCCCTAGATATTATTTTCGTAAACAACAATTATGAAATTGTTCGTATCCATCACAACACCCAACCCTTTTCAGAAAAGAGTTTTGCCTCAGAGAAACCGGCTAAATATGTAATCGAGACCAATGCCGGCTATTGTATAGCCCATGATATTCAAGAAGGCATGAAAGTCCATTTATAA
- the infB gene encoding translation initiation factor IF-2, with protein MSRKAKPKRLFKVASEFNVSTSSIVDSLSDEGFEIANKPNSKITPEMYEALEEVYGVDKAKSKEHEKAKEEYENRRNQIRSSRNESVSVEDYLEPLEEDMPLEPEDEEEVEGIKSQDEEEEPKQEEEAAAEPQLEPQEEQDEEQSAESEQEQDETVEEAEEEKETEEVTVSEDEEAEQVEKEEEPEEETAEGPEEVEAQDDEAKEEVKEETVSEEKEESGVEEKVEEEAETKTVSEEEKEQVEAKETEDKPDEDSDTEKSEQKEVKSEDSDEDKDDKKEESKKKESKKDDEEEEDEEEEEQGVIRGRAGRLKGTKVVGKVKVDDSKPKRRKKRKRKKDRKKDKNKKDSSKKKKSKKKSKKKKKRKRRGGGVDEEHVEKKLKETLQKMQSSETVGSKRQKRRRKRKEERQEEEELQAELEELEDQIIEATEFITVSDLADLMDVQPNDVITTCMNLGMMVSINQRLDASTIELVAEEYNYEVEFVDADEGLEEIELEEDDPEDLEPRAPIITVMGHVDHGKTSLLDYIRKSQVAAGEAGGITQHVGAYEVETDDGRPITFLDTPGHEAFTAMRSRGAQATDIVILVVAADDAVMPQTIEAINHSKAAGVSIIVAINKMDKPGANPDKIKQQLAEHDVIVEEYGGTNQAAEVSAKTGEGIPDLLEKVLIEAELMELKANPDRQADGVVLEARVDKGKGIVSNILVQNGTLEVGDSFVAGPCYGRVRAMENELGERVEAAGPSEPVQLTGFDDIPQAGDKLVVLEDEKKAKEIANQRQQIRREHELRKSKHLSLDDLSRRLALGEVEDLNLIIKADVDGSIEALSGALQKLSNEEVSVKVIHTGAGAITESDVLLASASDAIIIGFQVRPTSNARQVAEEEEIDIRLFSVIYDAVDEVKDAMEGMLSPEISEKLSGNAEVREIFKVSSVGTIAGCYVTDGKIKRNNPVRVVRDGVVIYDGEIDALKRFKEDVKEVQTGYECGISIVNYNDIKVGDVIENYEVIEEKRRLEDVKSDD; from the coding sequence ATGTCCCGAAAGGCCAAGCCAAAACGTTTATTTAAAGTTGCATCCGAATTTAACGTCTCTACTTCATCTATTGTAGATTCGTTGTCGGATGAAGGCTTTGAAATTGCTAATAAACCGAATTCCAAGATAACGCCCGAAATGTATGAGGCGCTAGAAGAGGTGTACGGCGTTGATAAAGCCAAAAGTAAAGAGCATGAAAAGGCAAAAGAGGAGTACGAAAATCGTCGAAATCAGATTCGATCGAGCCGTAACGAAAGCGTTTCGGTAGAAGACTACCTTGAACCTCTCGAAGAGGATATGCCGCTTGAGCCTGAGGATGAAGAAGAGGTTGAAGGGATTAAATCTCAGGATGAGGAGGAAGAACCGAAGCAGGAAGAAGAAGCTGCTGCGGAGCCTCAGTTAGAGCCTCAAGAAGAACAGGATGAAGAACAATCTGCAGAATCTGAGCAAGAACAGGATGAGACTGTCGAAGAAGCTGAAGAGGAAAAAGAAACCGAAGAGGTAACAGTTTCTGAAGATGAAGAAGCTGAACAAGTTGAAAAAGAGGAAGAGCCAGAAGAAGAAACGGCCGAAGGTCCAGAAGAGGTCGAAGCTCAAGATGATGAGGCTAAAGAAGAGGTAAAAGAAGAAACAGTTTCTGAAGAAAAGGAAGAATCTGGAGTTGAGGAGAAAGTTGAAGAAGAGGCTGAAACTAAGACTGTATCTGAGGAAGAAAAGGAACAAGTTGAGGCCAAAGAGACTGAAGATAAGCCTGACGAAGATAGCGATACTGAAAAATCTGAGCAGAAGGAAGTAAAATCAGAAGACTCTGACGAAGATAAAGACGATAAGAAAGAAGAGTCTAAGAAAAAGGAAAGTAAAAAAGACGATGAAGAAGAGGAGGACGAAGAAGAGGAAGAACAGGGTGTCATCCGTGGAAGAGCCGGTCGCCTGAAGGGGACAAAGGTCGTTGGAAAAGTGAAGGTAGACGACAGTAAACCCAAGCGACGTAAGAAACGTAAGCGTAAGAAAGACCGCAAAAAGGATAAGAACAAAAAAGACTCTTCGAAGAAGAAAAAGAGTAAAAAGAAGAGTAAGAAGAAGAAAAAGCGGAAACGACGCGGAGGCGGCGTAGACGAAGAGCATGTTGAAAAGAAACTGAAGGAAACCCTGCAGAAGATGCAGTCTTCCGAGACGGTTGGTAGTAAGCGACAGAAACGCCGACGTAAGCGAAAAGAAGAGCGACAAGAGGAAGAAGAGCTGCAGGCAGAGCTCGAAGAATTAGAAGATCAAATTATTGAGGCGACCGAATTTATTACGGTCAGTGATCTTGCTGATTTGATGGATGTGCAACCCAATGATGTTATCACAACCTGTATGAATCTGGGTATGATGGTGTCAATTAATCAGCGTCTGGATGCCAGCACTATTGAGTTGGTAGCAGAAGAATATAATTATGAAGTTGAATTTGTTGATGCTGATGAAGGCCTTGAAGAAATTGAGCTTGAAGAGGATGATCCGGAAGATTTAGAGCCACGAGCTCCAATTATTACGGTTATGGGTCACGTTGACCACGGTAAAACATCACTGCTTGACTATATTCGTAAATCACAGGTTGCTGCAGGCGAAGCCGGTGGTATTACCCAGCACGTTGGTGCTTACGAGGTAGAAACAGATGATGGACGACCTATTACATTCCTTGATACACCGGGTCACGAAGCCTTTACTGCTATGCGTTCGCGTGGTGCACAGGCTACGGATATTGTAATTCTTGTTGTTGCTGCTGATGATGCGGTGATGCCCCAGACTATTGAGGCTATTAATCACTCTAAAGCAGCCGGCGTTTCTATTATTGTTGCGATTAACAAGATGGATAAGCCCGGTGCCAATCCGGATAAGATTAAACAGCAGTTGGCCGAACACGATGTTATTGTTGAGGAGTATGGCGGTACAAACCAGGCCGCAGAAGTATCTGCTAAAACCGGGGAAGGTATTCCGGATCTGCTCGAAAAGGTTCTTATTGAAGCAGAATTGATGGAGCTAAAAGCCAATCCGGACCGACAGGCAGATGGCGTTGTGCTGGAAGCCCGCGTTGATAAAGGGAAAGGTATTGTTTCGAACATTCTTGTTCAGAATGGTACGCTTGAAGTTGGTGATTCATTTGTTGCCGGTCCATGCTACGGCCGTGTTCGGGCAATGGAAAATGAGCTTGGAGAACGTGTTGAAGCAGCAGGACCATCAGAACCAGTACAGCTTACCGGTTTTGATGATATTCCACAGGCTGGTGATAAATTGGTTGTGCTCGAAGATGAGAAGAAAGCCAAAGAGATTGCCAACCAACGACAACAGATTCGACGTGAACATGAATTGCGTAAATCTAAGCACTTAAGTCTCGATGACTTGTCCAGACGTCTTGCCCTTGGTGAGGTTGAGGATCTTAACCTTATTATTAAGGCAGATGTTGACGGTTCTATTGAGGCGCTTTCCGGTGCACTCCAGAAATTGAGTAACGAAGAAGTATCGGTTAAAGTAATCCATACCGGTGCGGGAGCTATTACAGAATCTGACGTGCTGTTGGCTTCTGCTTCTGATGCGATTATCATTGGATTCCAGGTGCGTCCGACATCAAATGCTCGACAGGTAGCTGAAGAAGAGGAGATCGATATACGACTCTTTAGCGTTATCTACGATGCTGTTGATGAGGTTAAAGATGCAATGGAAGGTATGCTTTCTCCTGAAATTAGCGAGAAGCTCTCTGGAAATGCAGAAGTTCGTGAAATCTTCAAAGTGTCAAGTGTTGGAACTATTGCCGGTTGTTATGTGACTGATGGCAAGATTAAACGTAATAACCCGGTACGGGTTGTACGCGATGGTGTCGTTATCTATGACGGTGAAATTGATGCACTCAAGCGCTTTAAAGAGGACGTTAAAGAGGTGCAAACCGGATACGAATGCGGTATCAGTATCGTCAACTACAATGATATTAAGGTAGGTGACGTTATAGAGAACTATGAAGTGATCGAGGAGAAGCGTCGACTCGAAGATGTCAAAAGTGATGACTAA
- the truB gene encoding tRNA pseudouridine(55) synthase TruB, translating to MPRAIPLDELPIFSRKNRPDPSFNFNDGSAFLVEKPKGWTSFDVVKFLRKCLDIRKVGHAGTLDPMATGLLILCCGNGTRTVSAFQEADKEYIAEISFGASTPSLDAETTPDKRAAFNHITKGAIAETLEEELSGLIVQIPPMYSALKHNGKPLYKLARKGKKVKRKPRQVIIEETKILECNLPRLELYVNCSKGTYIRTLADDLARSLNSLGHLVGLKRTAIGNFKNKDALSIQQMEDIFGVKDYEQKVMYQ from the coding sequence ATGCCCAGAGCGATACCTCTTGATGAACTGCCTATCTTTTCAAGGAAAAATCGACCGGATCCTTCTTTCAATTTTAATGATGGATCAGCATTTTTAGTTGAAAAACCTAAGGGGTGGACTAGCTTTGATGTTGTTAAATTCCTACGCAAGTGTCTGGATATCAGGAAGGTAGGACATGCCGGCACACTTGACCCCATGGCTACAGGTTTACTTATTTTATGCTGTGGAAATGGGACACGAACTGTTTCTGCTTTTCAAGAGGCAGATAAGGAATATATCGCAGAAATATCTTTCGGTGCCTCAACACCGAGCCTCGATGCCGAGACTACTCCCGATAAGAGAGCTGCTTTTAACCATATCACGAAAGGGGCGATAGCAGAGACCTTAGAAGAGGAACTATCTGGATTGATTGTTCAGATTCCACCCATGTATTCCGCTTTAAAACACAATGGAAAGCCCCTCTATAAGTTAGCCCGAAAGGGTAAAAAGGTGAAAAGAAAGCCCCGGCAGGTTATTATAGAAGAAACTAAAATATTGGAATGTAATCTGCCACGATTAGAGTTATATGTTAACTGTAGTAAAGGTACTTATATTCGTACTCTCGCTGATGATTTGGCTCGATCTTTAAACTCATTGGGACATCTTGTTGGGTTAAAGCGAACAGCCATTGGGAACTTTAAGAATAAAGATGCTCTTTCTATTCAGCAGATGGAAGATATTTTTGGTGTGAAGGATTATGAACAGAAAGTAATGTATCAATAG
- the rimP gene encoding ribosome maturation factor RimP: MSNKVTDKIAEVAESVLATTDFFLIDVEIKGGDTPEVWISIDASDRGVNMDECADVSNEISFLMDAHDIFSGKYRMNVSSPGLSRPLVDRRQYPKNEGRKAKVKYKENGEYCKVEGVLHEILEDEIIIELEDESTLAVPFDDLVETKIIPSFK, translated from the coding sequence GTGTCAAACAAAGTTACAGATAAGATCGCAGAAGTTGCTGAGTCGGTTCTTGCAACCACTGACTTTTTCCTCATTGACGTGGAAATAAAAGGTGGTGATACACCGGAGGTGTGGATTTCTATAGATGCCTCAGACCGAGGGGTGAATATGGATGAGTGTGCTGATGTCAGTAATGAGATAAGCTTTTTGATGGACGCGCATGATATTTTCTCAGGAAAATATCGAATGAATGTATCGTCTCCGGGATTAAGCCGACCGCTTGTTGATCGGCGACAATATCCTAAGAACGAGGGACGAAAGGCAAAAGTGAAGTACAAAGAAAATGGTGAATACTGTAAGGTAGAAGGTGTCTTGCACGAAATTCTAGAAGATGAAATTATAATCGAGTTGGAGGATGAATCGACTCTTGCCGTACCTTTTGATGATCTGGTAGAAACGAAGATCATCCCTTCATTCAAATAA
- a CDS encoding WD40/YVTN/BNR-like repeat-containing protein produces the protein MRTFLLLILSFLISPLALTAQNTDITPTTSAERAQSIELRQQMRSNSIFKEYPLRNIGPVVMGGRITDLAVEEEKTRKFYVAFASGGVFKTGNSGNTLEPIFDHQGTLTIGDIAISNADKDILWVGTGENNSSRSSYAGTGIYKSTNGGKSWEYVGLRGSQHIGRIVTHPTDPDIAWVASLGPLYSTNDVRGVYKTTDGGQTWKQTLTPADSTGVIDLAIHPDNPNKLWATTWERHRQAWNFDEAGEGSAIYLSEDGGESWKKSMTGFPKGKHVGRIGIDVSESNPNIMYAFLDNQKESKTKKEVEEGQLTQQDFVDMSKDNFLEIDNEKLNSFLRNNGFQKKYTAESVKEDVQNGEYTPKALANYLGGDANDALFNTSIEGAQVYRSENGGKSWELINSYDLDRLIFTYGYYFGEVRISPDNPDELYIMGVPMLKSQDGGKTWDPIAENQDVHVDHQALWIDPTDSEHLLLGNDGGLYESHDGGKNFIHHNNASVGQFYTVAVDMEKPYNVYGGLQDNGVFTGSSQGAPNDGNHWERIFGGDGMHVAVHPENSELVYTGFQFGNYFRINRSENNYNKITPRHEIGEAPYRFNWNTPVEMSNHNPDILYFGSQKINRTMDGGKSWTTISPDLTKDLPSGNVPYSTLTTISESPQDFSVIWAGTDDGNIQVTKDGGQSWELVSEDLPEQRWVSEVQASPHDPATAYASLNGYRFDEFKTYVYKTTDYGQSWQSIKGNLPEDVTNVIVQDQENPELLFAGLDHGTYTSFDDGNNWHLINGVPNVASYDMVVHPRDNELVVGTHGRSVYVMDLEPVRTVAKQSDKSVLALETDNVRYSNSWGSRSVAYRPINEPDVEWLYWIGDEDANNKTITITIEKEDGDMKKELTDKASYGFNTFNWNLLVKEAEKDDELNTYLKPGTYTITYEFNGSTDETTFKITSRNNGSNASQRMFSSPEEIEFEEH, from the coding sequence ATGCGAACGTTCCTGCTTTTAATTCTTAGCTTTCTCATTAGCCCATTGGCCCTTACTGCCCAAAATACCGATATCACCCCTACCACATCTGCCGAGCGTGCACAATCAATTGAACTTCGGCAACAAATGCGCAGCAACTCTATATTTAAAGAGTATCCACTTCGTAATATCGGTCCTGTTGTTATGGGCGGTCGTATTACCGACCTTGCTGTAGAAGAAGAAAAGACACGAAAATTTTATGTTGCTTTTGCGTCAGGGGGCGTTTTCAAAACTGGAAACAGTGGTAATACCCTTGAGCCAATCTTTGACCATCAGGGTACACTCACCATTGGTGATATTGCAATTTCTAATGCAGACAAAGATATTTTATGGGTTGGCACCGGCGAGAACAACAGCAGTCGTTCGAGTTATGCCGGAACAGGAATATATAAAAGTACTAATGGCGGTAAATCATGGGAATATGTTGGGCTTCGCGGTTCACAACATATCGGAAGAATTGTTACCCACCCTACCGATCCTGATATTGCATGGGTTGCAAGCCTTGGCCCCCTCTATTCTACTAATGATGTTCGAGGCGTCTACAAAACAACGGATGGAGGTCAAACATGGAAACAAACGCTTACCCCCGCCGACAGTACCGGTGTAATTGATTTAGCGATCCATCCCGACAATCCAAATAAATTGTGGGCAACTACTTGGGAACGGCACCGACAGGCATGGAACTTTGATGAAGCAGGTGAAGGTTCTGCCATATATCTCTCTGAAGATGGAGGCGAAAGCTGGAAAAAATCAATGACAGGCTTCCCAAAAGGTAAACATGTAGGACGTATTGGTATTGATGTCAGCGAGAGTAACCCCAATATCATGTATGCCTTTTTGGACAATCAGAAAGAATCGAAAACAAAAAAAGAAGTCGAAGAAGGTCAGCTAACGCAACAAGATTTTGTCGATATGAGCAAGGATAATTTCCTTGAAATCGATAATGAAAAGCTGAATAGTTTTTTGCGCAATAACGGCTTCCAAAAAAAATACACGGCTGAATCTGTAAAAGAAGACGTTCAAAATGGTGAATATACCCCCAAGGCATTAGCAAATTACCTAGGGGGCGATGCCAACGATGCTTTATTTAATACAAGTATTGAAGGTGCTCAGGTTTATCGATCTGAAAACGGCGGCAAAAGCTGGGAATTGATCAACAGTTACGATCTGGATCGACTAATCTTCACCTATGGATATTATTTCGGGGAAGTACGTATATCACCTGACAATCCCGATGAACTCTATATAATGGGTGTCCCTATGCTAAAATCACAAGACGGTGGAAAAACCTGGGACCCGATCGCTGAAAATCAGGATGTGCATGTTGACCATCAGGCCCTGTGGATCGATCCCACTGACTCTGAGCATCTATTGCTTGGTAATGATGGTGGACTCTACGAAAGTCACGATGGCGGCAAAAACTTTATCCATCACAACAATGCCTCGGTAGGTCAATTTTATACCGTAGCTGTTGATATGGAAAAACCATATAACGTATATGGTGGTTTACAAGATAATGGCGTTTTTACTGGTTCTTCGCAGGGGGCTCCCAATGACGGCAATCATTGGGAACGTATATTTGGTGGAGATGGTATGCATGTTGCCGTACATCCCGAAAATAGTGAGCTTGTATATACGGGTTTTCAGTTCGGCAATTATTTTCGCATTAACCGATCTGAAAATAACTACAACAAGATTACTCCCCGCCACGAAATTGGTGAAGCGCCCTATCGCTTTAACTGGAATACCCCAGTAGAAATGAGTAATCACAATCCTGATATTCTCTACTTTGGTTCGCAAAAAATAAACCGAACGATGGACGGGGGTAAAAGCTGGACAACGATCAGTCCTGACTTGACCAAGGATCTTCCTAGCGGAAACGTCCCCTATTCTACCCTTACCACCATTTCTGAATCACCACAAGACTTTAGTGTTATCTGGGCCGGTACCGATGATGGCAATATCCAAGTTACAAAAGATGGGGGGCAAAGCTGGGAGCTTGTCTCTGAAGACTTGCCCGAACAACGCTGGGTTAGTGAAGTACAGGCTTCTCCCCACGACCCTGCTACTGCTTATGCTTCACTCAATGGGTATCGTTTTGATGAATTCAAAACCTATGTTTATAAAACTACTGATTATGGCCAAAGCTGGCAATCGATCAAAGGGAATCTGCCCGAAGACGTTACAAATGTAATTGTTCAGGACCAAGAAAACCCCGAACTGTTATTTGCCGGCCTCGACCATGGTACGTATACAAGTTTTGATGATGGAAATAACTGGCATCTCATCAATGGTGTTCCTAACGTGGCTTCCTACGATATGGTGGTGCATCCTAGAGATAATGAGTTAGTGGTTGGTACCCATGGCCGCAGCGTTTATGTAATGGATCTGGAACCGGTTCGTACCGTTGCCAAACAATCCGACAAATCAGTCTTGGCACTAGAAACAGATAACGTTCGTTATTCCAACAGTTGGGGAAGCCGCAGCGTGGCTTATCGGCCTATAAACGAACCGGACGTAGAATGGTTATACTGGATTGGTGACGAAGATGCTAATAATAAAACAATCACCATTACGATTGAAAAAGAAGATGGTGACATGAAGAAAGAACTTACTGATAAAGCCAGCTACGGATTTAACACTTTCAATTGGAACCTACTAGTAAAAGAAGCGGAAAAAGACGACGAATTGAACACATACCTTAAGCCAGGTACCTATACAATTACTTATGAATTTAATGGATCTACTGATGAAACCACATTTAAGATTACTAGCCGTAATAACGGCAGTAATGCTTCTCAGCGCATGTTCTCAAGCCCAGAAGAAATCGAATTCGAAGAACACTAA
- the rpsO gene encoding 30S ribosomal protein S15: MAITKERKEELVEKYGGSKENTGSTEAQIAIFTERINDLTDHLKENGQDHASRRGLLKLVGKRRKLLDYLKDNDIEKYRELIDDLGIRK; encoded by the coding sequence ATGGCAATAACAAAAGAACGCAAAGAAGAACTTGTCGAAAAGTACGGTGGATCAAAAGAGAATACAGGGTCCACAGAAGCTCAGATTGCAATATTTACTGAGCGGATTAACGATTTAACTGATCATCTCAAAGAAAATGGTCAGGATCATGCCTCTAGAAGAGGATTGTTGAAGTTGGTAGGAAAGAGAAGAAAATTATTGGACTACCTAAAAGACAATGATATTGAAAAGTATCGTGAGCTTATCGATGATCTAGGGATCCGAAAGTAA